The Engraulis encrasicolus isolate BLACKSEA-1 unplaced genomic scaffold, IST_EnEncr_1.0 scaffold_697_np1212, whole genome shotgun sequence sequence tactgtacatgcatgccttctaccagaggtgtcaaatgtaaaagtgaaagtaaaacaaagaaacaatttccttccaacacatgtAACTCATCTGAGGAACCTCGATGTACATAAAAATAGAAAGTGGCTGATatgttaagggctctgcatacttcacgtgcgcactttgtcgcgagtggcgcgagaaccattaatgacgtcatcacttgcgacagactattcatacttcaaaagcgccttgctcgcattgtcggaagtgccctctgctgttcatgagagaaacggcagtatttttcgcaactcgcagcgtgagttctactgatgtataaaatagaaagccaaacacggctgctgtagggctactgaacgtctgacttgtgacttaccacattgaaacatatattttttgttgtagcctacattgccagataattccaagaccatgtgagagcattgttctggcggcagaatttataaatagatcgccgaacacaacgtgcttctgaacaaagtaaacaattgtttcactgaacaacatttaagagagaagataaaataactctctgacattttattatcctcaaaatgatgcaggatccattctgtagtagcctacagtagttgtagcctctcttcgcaactcctgctttgtctgcctatctgcgtggtcgctggtggcgcacgacaagttagaaaaatcctcgtgtgcacgacgtggcgacacgcgccgaattttgagcttacgacggggggcgtgtcgaaattttaggtcacgtgacggcgcgcgccatcgtcgtgagtgaagtatgaaggagactagcaccactcacgactagtatgaatccccctttaagggctctgcatacttcacgtgcgcactttgtcgcgagtggcgcgagaaccattaatgacgtcatcacttgcgacagactattcatacttcaaaggcgccttgctcgcattgtcggaagtgccctctgctgttcatgagagaaacggcagtatttttcgcaactcgcagcgtgagttctactgatgtataaaatagaaagccaaacacggctgctgtagggctactgaacgtctgacttgtgacttaccacattgaaacatatattttttgttgtagcctacattgccagataattccaagaccatgtgagagcattgttctggcggcagaatttataaatagatcgccgaacacaacatgcttctgaacaaagtaaacaattgtttcactgaacaacatttaagagagaagataaaataactctctgacattttattatcctcaaaatgatgcaggatccattctgtagtagcctacagtagttgtagcctctcttcgcaactcctgctttgtctgcctatctgcgtggtcgctggtggcgcacgacaagttagaaaaatcctcgtgtgcacgacgtggcgacacgcgccgaattttgagcttacgacagggggcgtgtcgaaattttaggtcacgtgacggcgcgcgccatcgtcgtgagtgaagtatgaaggagactagcaccactcacgactagtatgaatccccctttagccaAATGTTAGTGGCCACCAACAGACTCATACAAAACAAGGCAGGTTGTCAAGGTTTCAATTTTGCAAAGTCAGTCTCCAACCTATTGCCATGGCAAAATTTCAGccagttgttttttgttttatttatttatttatttattttgtttgttttgttttttttttgggggggggggggggtttggggggggggggggggtttgcaaacaaacaaacgttaAGGACAAGACAGACCTCTACTCCCGAAGACTCCTGATGGCTCTAGCTCAGGGTGCATGCCGAAAAGTTGGAGTGGGTTTCCCCCCAGGACAGGATATATTTGCTAGAGTCTTGGTTTATTGTTATTCTAACACTCCCCGTTCCCTCCCCATCCACTCCTGCTTTCATGTTCTTGATATAGCGTGAGATCGGGATCTTGGAAAATAGCTGCTGCGTTTGATCTTGAAAGAGAATGTGCTTTTGTTGTCCTTTTCTGTGCGATTGGAATCCCGGAACGAAGGGAACAGACTGTAACATGTttgatttcctgtgtgtgtgtgtgcgtgcgtgcatgcgtgcgtgtgtgtgtgtgtgtgtgtgtgtgtgagagagagagagagagagagagagagagagagagagagagagagagagagagagagagagagaggagagagagagagagagagagaaagagacagagagagagagtaagtgtgtgtgtgtgtgtgtgtgtgtgtgtgtgtgtgtgtgtgtgtgtgtgtgtgtgtgtgtgtgtgtgtgtgtgtgtgtgtgtgtgtgtgtgtctgtgtctgtgtctgtgtctgtgtctgtgtctgtgtaagcaAGCAAGTACATCAGGGAGGGTGTGATTACGTCGTCTGCTATGGTCAGCTGTCAAGTCACAGGTGCTTGTACATGTGCTTTGGTCAGCTGTTgtccatcttcacacacacacacacacacacacacacacacacacacacacacacacacacacacacacacacacacacacacacacacacacacacacacacacacacacacacacacacacacacacagagagaggtcaTAAGTCAGGTTGTACTTTAATGAGCTTAGGACTCAGGTAGTCTGCTTGGGTACAACCTGTCGTGAGTCAAGTCATATCAGGTGGCACAGCATGCGTCTGGCAGCACAAAAAAAGTTGAACTCTGTTAATAATGTATGCATTATATCTAGGCCTAAACCACAtagaattattatattaatcaatatactgtacagaataaatacatgcacacacagatagaacaatatatacagtaggccctacataAAATATATTACCCCGAGGTTTACTTTTAGATGTGTTGAAGGGGGTGCACGGCTCTGAGGGGGTGTTCGTTGTGCTGCCACCTAATGCCAAATAGTGGACCTATCCATTACAAAATGAGCTTGTACTGCACTGACATCTGGTGGCTGGAAAAGGGAATTTAAACAAATGGAAATGAAACGGTGGAGAAACAGCGAATCTGGAGCCTTGCATAGCTACGAAACTCTTTCAATTCACGCACTAATAGCTTATTTAAAAACACATATTGGGTGAAAACTAAAGTCTAAAAATATAATCGTTGCCTAGAGGCTTGCAGCTCATCACTTTCTCTCTGGGTACGAAACCGGTATAGGAACTAAAGTGTGTGCGCATTGTTTCTCGAGGGAATGTTTTGCTGTAGCACTGCATTTACCTAACGTGAGGATGAAGTTTGACAGATCAGTGATTGCTGTCCTTGAGTGTCATCGGAATTTGGACATGGATCATCAAAATTCATATTAGTGAGCATATCCTGCAAGGACGCACTATGCGATTTGGTGTAACATTCAGCATCTTACGTGTGGTAAGTCGTATAACGTTTTCTGACTGTAGTCATTTAAGCTTAACCTTTGCATGGGTTGTTGCAGTAGTCTACATTTTCTGCTTTCTAAAAGAAACATTACAACATTATTTGTATATTTTATATGGTAGTTTGCCCACTCCGGCAAGAATGGACCTCAAACCTGCAGGTGGCGATGGCAGGGGAAAAGAAGATTCCGATCTTTACCAGGTGTGTATGGAGACTTTTTGGTTAAGGATGATGATGACTCCATTCATAATCCTTGACAGCACACCAGTTTCGGGAGGTAGGGAGTTGTTTCTCCGACTCATAGTTCAACATAACTTTTACTATTGTCTTTTACAGATGACATCAAATCCCCTCGGCAGGTGGTCAACCCTGACATATCAAAGTATGTAGCCTTTGATTTTGTGTATTATTGTGCATTGCATGGAGCCTGTTGAGTCTGTGATTTGGATAAGCATAACCATGGAAATATTTCCTCTTCCGTCCAGAATCAGAAACATTGGCATCATGGCCCACATCGATGCGGGGAAGACCACCACGACGGAGAGGATGCTGTTTTATTCCGGCTACACCAGAGCACTGGGGGGTAGGTGAAGTCTGGGAAGCCAAcgggcaaaggtgtaggtttggcttggagaGTGGTAGGGACATAATTGtctggcattacattacactgttgctGTATATGTCTAAATTGTGGGTCCGACAGACAAAACATCCGTTTTGAAtaatccaaaaatagtcctggaaacgTCCTGGAAattcatttttgaaaaagagtgggaatcCTGCTGTATGCTTAGGGCGATGGGGCCTTTCAgatcagatgacattgtcctgggccgtcagcggccctgggtgaaGTCAAACTCTGACCACCAGagtttagatcagagggctgcaggttcgaatcccacccttccactccctatctcactccatggctgaggtgcccttgagcaaggaaggcacctaaccccaccctgctccagggactgtaaccaataccctgtacttaaaataactgtaagtcgctttagattAAAGTGTTAGCTAAGGGAAATGTTATGCATTGTCATGTAAACGTTGCGTGgtgcctggggcctatactacaaaaatggtttaggataagttaaggttaagttaagaggtaataATCATCTaataatcatctaatagaagagcccggagtcctcACTTCctcaagaaaagctcttgtattagatgatttaacttgacttgaacttatcctgaaccagctttgtagtataggcctctgATGTTGTGTTCTGTTGCCGTAGATGTGGATGACGGGGACACGGTGACAGACTACATGgcccaggagagggagaggggcatcACCATACAGTCAGCTGCCGTGACCTTCGACTGGAAGCAGCACAGGATCAACCTCATAGACACGCcaggtacaccacacacacacacacacacacacacacacacacacacacacacacacacacacacacacacacacacacacacacgcactcgcacacgcacacgcacacgcacacactcgcacacgcactcagactctctctctcacacacacacacacacacacacacacacacacacacacataggatcaACCTCATAGACACCAGgttcgcacacaggcacacacacacacacacacacacacacacacacacacacacacacacacacacacacacacacacacacacacacacacacacactcacagaggaaAACACACAGCTGCGACTTTTATTgtatattatcatcatcattgtgcattattttatttttttaaactataaATGATGTCAATATCAGTCTTGCATCAATATGACGTCACTGTTCCCTCTGAAGATAACTCAAGCTGAAGAGGGGTTATGGAAACCAGACGGGTGAAAAGCTCACCCACCACGTCCACAAACCTCACTTCTTTCCATTCtgctaactcctgtcctcccttgtgatttgtggcctcgtgatgactcattgacgacagaagtttaaattcaatattttgcaaaagggctgcccctcttgcacgggtgaggcataaatgccgtttcgttgtgtgcattgtttacttgtgtgctgtggagtgctgtgtcacaatgacaagttggagtttcccaactgCGCTTTTTTTCTCTGAAAGCGCAATCCAAAGGTCGTTGTcttatttgcaatcaggatgttgaatggggaaaaggcccccaaaagttgttgtgactagtgacttgtgacttgtgaggcggggcgtcagcgaagggtgaggccacaagcacaggtagTGGACGGGAGTTAAGCTAATGGAATGTACCCctggtatcatcatcatcatcatcatcattaaataCGTGTAGCTAGCTTGGCCCTACTGTCACCTAACGGTAGAGCACTGGGCTACTATGCCGACGATTCCggtcctgggtcatttgccatccttctCCGACTCTCCCAATTCATTTCCtgtccatcttcaactgtcctgtctca is a genomic window containing:
- the LOC134444726 gene encoding ribosome-releasing factor 2, mitochondrial-like, which encodes MRFGVTFSILRVFAHSGKNGPQTCRWRWQGKRRFRSLPDDIKSPRQVVNPDISKIRNIGIMAHIDAGKTTTTERMLFYSGYTRALGDVDDGDTVTDYMAQERERGITIQSAAVTFDWKQHRINLIDTPGHVDFTLEVERALRVLDGAVAVFDASAGVEAQTLTVWRQADKHEVPCVCFLNKMDKPGASLELSLQSIKEKLKANPVLLQ